From Panicum hallii strain FIL2 chromosome 2, PHallii_v3.1, whole genome shotgun sequence, a single genomic window includes:
- the LOC112879699 gene encoding uncharacterized protein At5g39865-like yields the protein MIIKTLKARILRALKSSLPAAGADSPPPSPTKPAAAPVHADAFSDDASFFDACEAETPTKGRHRPSSSPEPLDAWELVDEDGRAVPAPPADPDPLLGFPARCPPGGERGVVLYTTTLRGVRRTFEDCNGVRALLENLAVAFQERDVSMDRGLRDQLWAVTGEKAVPPRLFVRGRDVGGAAQVLALHEEGRLVPLLLPSVPAPDEKIPASGGGAKCEACGGLSFVVCGECDGSRKVFDGGRGGARCRGCNENGLVMCPLCL from the coding sequence atgaTCATCAAGACGCTGAAGGCGCGCATCCTGCGCGCGCTCAAGTCGTCCCTACCGGCCGCGGGCGCGGactccccgccgccgtcgccgaccaagccggccgccgcgcccgtcCACGCCGACGCCTTCTCCGACGACGCGTCCTTCTTCGACGCGTGCGAGGCGGAGACGCCCACCAAGGGCCGCCACCGCCCGTCCTCCTCCCCGGAGCCGCTCGACGCGTGGGAGCTCGTGGACGAGGACGGCCGCGCcgtccccgcgccgcccgcggaCCCCGACCCGCTGCTGGGCTTCCCCGCCCGGTGCCCGCCGGGCGGGGAGCGCGGCGTGGTGCTCTACACCACGACGCTCCGCGGCGTGCGGCGGACGTTCGAGGACTGCAACGGCGTGCGCGCGCTGCTGGAGAACCTGGCCGTGGCGTTCCAGGAGCGCGACGTGTCCATGGACCGGGGCCTCCGGGACCAGCTGTGGGCGGTCACGGGGGAGAAGGCCGTGCCCCCGCGCCTCTTCGTGCGTGGCCGCGACGTCGGCGGCGCCGCCCAGGTGCTCGCGCTCCACGAGGAGGGCCGCCTCGTCCCCCTGCTGCTACCGTCGGTGCCGGCGCCCGACGAGAAGATCCCCGCCTCCGGGGGCGGGGCCAAGTGCGAGGCGTGCGGGGGGCTGAGTTTCGTGGTGTGCGGCGAGTGCGACGGCAGCCGCAAGGTGTTCgacggcgggcgcggcggcgcgcggtgcCGCGGATGCAACGAGAACGGCCTCGTCATGTGCCCTCTCTGCTTGTAG
- the LOC112883560 gene encoding RING-H2 finger protein ATL70-like, producing the protein MNAPPGDDGGGAARGIFGSSGISGFGYGVGVSVGILLIVSSIALAVYFCTRTSMPVAAGGAPPRPGDVERGIDEATLEAFPVVAYAEARKAPAARRQQQQACCPVCLDNYSDSDVVRVLPDCGHLFHRACVDPWLRQRPTCPVCRTSPLPSPMPTPLAEVTPLASARPS; encoded by the coding sequence ATGAACGCGCCGCcgggcgacgacggcggcggcgccgcgcgcggcaTCTTCGGGTCGAGCGGCATCAGCGGGTTCGGCTACGGCGTGGGCGTCTCCGTCGGCATCCTCCTTATCGTCTCCAGCATCGCGCTCGCCGTCTACTTCTGCACGCGCACGTCCATGCCCGTCGCCGCCGGaggcgcgccgccgcgccccggcgaCGTCGAGCGGGGCATCGACGAGGCCACGCTCGAGGCGTTCCCCGTGGTGGCGTACGCGGAGGCCAggaaggcgccggcggcgcggcggcagcagcagcaggcgtgCTGCCCCGTCTGCCTCGACAACTACAGCGACAGCGACGTGGTCCGGGTGCTCCCCGACTGCGGCCACCTGTTCCACCGCGCGTGCGTCGACCCCTGGCTCCGGCAGCGCCCCACGTGCCCCGTCTGCCGGACCTCGCCGCTGCCCAGCCCCATGCCCACGCCGCTCGCCGAGGTCACGCCGCTCGCGTCCGCACGGCCGTCGTGA
- the LOC112882560 gene encoding putative phosphatidylglycerol/phosphatidylinositol transfer protein DDB_G0282179: MASKQSLLVLAAVAACLLLLPDASLATDVDYCSRGKKYPVKVSGVEIVPDPVQAGKLATFKISASTDKTIQKGKLVIDVKYFFFYVHSETRDICGETTCPATGNFVLSHEQTLPSFTPPGSYTITMKMVGDNNEELSCISFGFSIGFVASS; this comes from the exons ATGGCGAGCAAGCAGAGCCTCCtcgtcctcgccgccgtcgccgcctgcctcctcctcctcccggacGCCTCGCTCGCCACCGACGTCGACTACTGCA GTAGGGGCAAGAAGTACCCAGTGAAGGTGAGCGGGGTGGAGATCGTGCCCGATCCGGTCCAGGCCGGCAAGCTGGCCACCTTCAAGATCTCCGCTTCCACTG ATAAAACTATCCAGAAGGGGAAGCTGGTAATTGATGTTAAGTATTTCTTCTTCTATGTGCACTCGGAAACTCGCGACATCTGTGGAGAGACTACCTGTCCAGCAACTGGTAACTTTGTGCTCTCTCATGAGCAGACACTACCAAGCTTCACTCCACCG GGTTCTTACACCATCACCATGAAGATGGTTGGGGACAACAACGAGGAACTGAGCTGCATCTCATTCGGGTTCAGCATCGGGTTCGTCGCCTCCAGCTGA
- the LOC112883558 gene encoding probable receptor-like protein kinase At1g49730 isoform X1, protein MGGCLRRRLCIGGTHFSGTLPFVRRFTPREIEAATKGFTAVLEAGGPRGGGGTAYRARFAGGLVATVRRVGSRGDHRQQGSGGNGKAAFYLELQLLARLNHRHVVRLRGFAEGHHARFLVFDHMENRSLKECLHDPLRTPLDWRTRLQVAIDIAAALEYLYYFCDPPVFHVSVDSGNVLMDANFVAKLSDVGVVSDDLKRATTESFQDQVERRRAGLVFHYGVLVLELVTGQSPGGDGELVRWVQEPGFAGSMHRMVDADLGGVYDARELRDLVIVARLCTRHEHGSCGGGGAAVSIPQIVRYLQGKVERLGGEARCG, encoded by the exons ATGGGGggctgcctccgccgccgcctctgcatcGGCGGCACGC ATTTTTCAGGCACCCTGCCGTTCGTGAGGAGGTTCACGCCCAGGGAGATCGAGGCGGCCACCAAGGGCTTCACCGCGGTGCTCGAGGCCGGCgggccccgcggcggcggcggcacggcgtaCAGGGCGCGCTTCGCCGGGGGCCTTGTCGCCACCGTCAGGCGCGTCGGCTCCCGGGGCGACCACCGGCAGCAGgggagcggcgggaacgggaAGGCCGCCTTCTACCTGGAGCTGCAGCTGCTGGCGCGCCTCAACCACCGCCACGTCGTCCGGCTCCGCGGCTTCGCCGAGGGCCACCACGCCAG GTTCCTGGTCTTCGACCACATGGAGAACAGGAGCCTCAAGGAGTGCCTTCACG ATCCTCTCAGGACGCCATTGGACTGGCGGACCAGGCTGCAGGTCGCCATTGACATCGCAGCAGCACTG GAATACCTCTACTACTTCTGCGACCCCCCGGTGTTCCATGTCTCCGTCGACTCCGGCAACGTGCTCATGGACGCCAACTTCGTCGCCAAG CTATCAGACGTCGGCGTGGTCAGCGACGACTTGAAGCGCGCAACAACCGAATCCTTCCAAG ACCAGGTtgagcggaggcgcgcgggccTGGTGTTCCACTACGGCGTGCTGGTGCTGGAGCTGGTGACGGGGCAGTcccccggcggcgacggcgagctcgtGCGGTGGGTGCAGGAGCCCGGGTTCGCCGGCTCCATGCACAGGATGGTGGACGCCGACCTCGGCGGCGTCTACGACGCCAGGGAGCTCCGGGACCTCGTCATCGTCGCGAGGCTGTGCACCAGGCACGAGCAcggcagctgcggcggcggcggcgccgccgtctCCATACCGCAGATCGTGAGGTACTTGCAGGGGAAGGTCGAGCGGCTTGGGGGCGAGGCAAGGTGTGGATGA
- the LOC112883558 gene encoding probable receptor-like protein kinase At1g49730 isoform X2 — protein sequence MGGCLRRRLCIGGTRTLPFVRRFTPREIEAATKGFTAVLEAGGPRGGGGTAYRARFAGGLVATVRRVGSRGDHRQQGSGGNGKAAFYLELQLLARLNHRHVVRLRGFAEGHHARFLVFDHMENRSLKECLHDPLRTPLDWRTRLQVAIDIAAALEYLYYFCDPPVFHVSVDSGNVLMDANFVAKLSDVGVVSDDLKRATTESFQDQVERRRAGLVFHYGVLVLELVTGQSPGGDGELVRWVQEPGFAGSMHRMVDADLGGVYDARELRDLVIVARLCTRHEHGSCGGGGAAVSIPQIVRYLQGKVERLGGEARCG from the exons ATGGGGggctgcctccgccgccgcctctgcatcGGCGGCACGC GCACCCTGCCGTTCGTGAGGAGGTTCACGCCCAGGGAGATCGAGGCGGCCACCAAGGGCTTCACCGCGGTGCTCGAGGCCGGCgggccccgcggcggcggcggcacggcgtaCAGGGCGCGCTTCGCCGGGGGCCTTGTCGCCACCGTCAGGCGCGTCGGCTCCCGGGGCGACCACCGGCAGCAGgggagcggcgggaacgggaAGGCCGCCTTCTACCTGGAGCTGCAGCTGCTGGCGCGCCTCAACCACCGCCACGTCGTCCGGCTCCGCGGCTTCGCCGAGGGCCACCACGCCAG GTTCCTGGTCTTCGACCACATGGAGAACAGGAGCCTCAAGGAGTGCCTTCACG ATCCTCTCAGGACGCCATTGGACTGGCGGACCAGGCTGCAGGTCGCCATTGACATCGCAGCAGCACTG GAATACCTCTACTACTTCTGCGACCCCCCGGTGTTCCATGTCTCCGTCGACTCCGGCAACGTGCTCATGGACGCCAACTTCGTCGCCAAG CTATCAGACGTCGGCGTGGTCAGCGACGACTTGAAGCGCGCAACAACCGAATCCTTCCAAG ACCAGGTtgagcggaggcgcgcgggccTGGTGTTCCACTACGGCGTGCTGGTGCTGGAGCTGGTGACGGGGCAGTcccccggcggcgacggcgagctcgtGCGGTGGGTGCAGGAGCCCGGGTTCGCCGGCTCCATGCACAGGATGGTGGACGCCGACCTCGGCGGCGTCTACGACGCCAGGGAGCTCCGGGACCTCGTCATCGTCGCGAGGCTGTGCACCAGGCACGAGCAcggcagctgcggcggcggcggcgccgccgtctCCATACCGCAGATCGTGAGGTACTTGCAGGGGAAGGTCGAGCGGCTTGGGGGCGAGGCAAGGTGTGGATGA
- the LOC112883069 gene encoding uncharacterized protein LOC112883069, which produces MVVSSPVVLSLLLLASLTALLVVAPRLSPPPQQAVAAESPPTSAGVGAGGARGGADGAAGVWGVGAGEEADDLRLFRRAALEAAAAGEADAAGPPKVAFLFLTNSDLTFAPLWERFFAGNEARLTVYVHADPAARLRLPATRSFRGRFVAAKPTRRADASLIAAARRLLAAALLDDPANAYFALLSQHCVPLHSFQRLYAALFPPPVPGARRGLQPRRLPSYIEVLTGEPQMPVRYAARGEGAMLPEVPYDRFRIGSQFFTLARRHAVLVVRERRLWRKFRVPCLPEMAQDSCYPEENYFPTLLDMADPAGVARYTLTRVNWTGSVAGHPRTYTASEVTPRLIAELRASNNTLPHMFARKFAPDCLGPLLAIADTVIFKD; this is translated from the coding sequence atggTTGTGTCCTCGCCGGTGGTGCTGTCGCTGCTGCTCCTCGCGTCGCTCACGGCGCTGCTGGTCGTGGCCCCGCGCCtgtccccgccgccgcagcaggcGGTTGCGGCGGAGTCGCCGCCGACCAGCGCGGGGGTGGGGGCTGGCGGTGCGagaggcggcgcggacggggcgGCGGGCGTCTGGGGCGtgggcgcgggggaggaggccGACGACCTGCGGCTGTTCCGGCGCGCGGCGCTggaggccgccgcggcgggggaggcggaCGCGGCGGGCCCGCCCAAGGTGGCGTTCCTGTTCCTCACCAACTCCGACCTCACCTTCGCGCCGCTCTGGGAGCGCTTCTTCGCCGGGAACGAGGCGCGCCTCACCGTCTACGTCCACGCCGACCCGGCCGCGCGCCTGCGACTCCCCGCCACGCGCTCGTTCCGGGGCCGCTTCGTCGCCGCCAagcccacgcgccgcgccgACGCCAGCCTcatcgccgccgcgcgccgcctgctCGCGGCCGCGCTGCTCGACGACCCCGCCAACGCCTACTTCGCGCTGCTGTCGCAGCACTGCGTCCCGCTCCACTCCTTCCAGCGCCTCTACGCCGCGCTCTTCCCGCCCCCCGTCCCCGGCGCGCGCCGCGGCCTTCAGCCGCGGCGGCTCCCCAGCTACATCGAGGTGCTCACGGGCGAGCCGCAGATGCCCGTGCGCTACGCGGCGCGCGGCGAGGGCGCCATGCTCCCCGAGGTGCCCTACGACCGGTTCCGCATCGGCTCCCAGTTCTTCACGCTGGCCCGCCGCCACGCCGTGCTCGTCGTCCGGGAGCGCCGCCTCTGGCGCAAGTTCCGGGTGCCCTGCCTCCCGGAGATGGCCCAGGACTCGTGCTACCCGGAGGAGAACTACTTCCCGACGCTGCTCGACATGGCGGACCCCGCCGGCGTCGCGCGGTACACGCTCACCCGCGTCAACTGGACCGGCAGCGTCGCGGGCCACCCGCGCACGTACACCGCCTCGGAGGTCACGCCGCGGCTCATCGCCGAGCTCCGCGCATCCAACAACACCCTCCCGCACATGTTCGCGCGCAAGTTCGCGCCCGACTGCCTCGGCCCGCTCCTCGCCATCGCCGACACCGTCATCTTCAAGGACTGA